A window from Actimicrobium sp. CCC2.4 encodes these proteins:
- a CDS encoding DUF3047 domain-containing protein encodes MAPVWFRGAGTDFRTAFGEEAPDVVVVALATDTDNTGEQATAWYGDLQFLAR; translated from the coding sequence ATCGCTCCGGTATGGTTCCGTGGAGCGGGTACCGATTTCAGGACCGCCTTCGGCGAAGAAGCGCCGGACGTCGTCGTGGTGGCACTGGCGACGGATACCGACAACACGGGCGAGCAGGCGACAGCCTGGTATGGGGATTTGCAGTTTCTGGCGCGATGA
- the imuA gene encoding translesion DNA synthesis-associated protein ImuA has protein sequence MLASTTRFATPAVANALLATMPDTVWRGNQMGSQRAVTTPSGFSALDRELPNGGWPASVLIELLLAQPGIGELRLLAPLIASLTQAKKTVILMAPPHIPFAAALAELGIDLTHILLVEAEKPADRIWAIEQALKSASFGALLCWLPQCRADHLRRLQLAAGGGEGLTFVFRPAAAQHESSPAPLRMVCRAAASGQLSVEVIKRRGPVHSQPVILPLAVPAVLDQPFAERRVADILPFTLPVNSRHAVDRPALSATATRYRTALPA, from the coding sequence ATGCTCGCATCCACCACCCGCTTTGCCACCCCTGCCGTCGCCAATGCCCTGCTGGCGACCATGCCGGACACTGTCTGGCGCGGCAACCAGATGGGATCGCAGCGGGCGGTGACGACGCCGTCGGGGTTCAGCGCGCTGGATCGGGAGTTGCCCAATGGTGGCTGGCCGGCGTCAGTGCTGATCGAGTTGCTGCTGGCACAGCCGGGCATCGGCGAATTGCGTTTGCTGGCACCGCTGATCGCATCACTCACGCAGGCCAAAAAAACCGTGATCCTGATGGCACCGCCGCATATTCCATTCGCGGCTGCACTGGCCGAACTGGGTATCGACCTGACGCACATCCTGCTGGTCGAGGCTGAAAAGCCGGCCGACCGCATCTGGGCCATCGAGCAAGCACTCAAGAGTGCCAGTTTCGGCGCGCTATTGTGCTGGTTGCCGCAATGCCGCGCGGATCATTTGCGCCGGTTGCAACTGGCTGCCGGCGGCGGCGAAGGGTTGACTTTCGTGTTCCGCCCGGCGGCGGCGCAACACGAATCCTCGCCGGCACCGCTGCGCATGGTGTGCCGGGCGGCAGCATCGGGCCAGTTGTCGGTCGAGGTGATCAAACGCCGCGGCCCGGTACACAGCCAGCCCGTGATCCTGCCGCTGGCGGTGCCGGCGGTACTGGATCAGCCTTTTGCCGAGCGCCGCGTCGCTGATATTCTTCCCTTCACCTTACCGGTCAACTCACGCCATGCTGTGGATCGCCCTGCACTTTCCGCAACTGCCACTCGATACCGTACTGCGCTGCCGGCCTGA
- a CDS encoding DUF3047 domain-containing protein, whose amino-acid sequence MKKIASSLLCLLASASAQAVDIPAFSQMQAGAPVIGWSVVKPAAKVPDTIYTLVRDEGQTVLKAEADHSMSIMAHTVRIDLKKTPLLRWRWKIAAPVKGADMTKKSGDDYAGRIYVLFDYPVEKLSFATRAKLKIGEALYGMKIPTAAINYLWDNRQPVGTWQDNTYTDRARMLVVESGSDKAGQWITETRDVAADFRTAFGEEAPDVVVVALATDTDNTGEQATAWYGDLQFLAR is encoded by the coding sequence ATGAAAAAAATTGCCTCCAGTCTGTTGTGCTTGCTGGCGTCTGCCAGCGCGCAGGCAGTGGATATTCCGGCGTTCTCGCAAATGCAAGCCGGCGCGCCGGTCATTGGCTGGAGTGTTGTCAAGCCGGCCGCCAAAGTGCCGGATACCATCTACACGCTGGTGCGCGACGAAGGCCAGACCGTGCTCAAGGCTGAGGCCGATCACTCGATGTCGATCATGGCGCACACGGTACGCATCGACCTGAAAAAAACCCCGCTGTTGCGCTGGCGCTGGAAGATCGCCGCTCCCGTGAAGGGTGCCGACATGACCAAAAAATCCGGCGACGATTATGCCGGCCGCATCTATGTGCTGTTCGACTATCCGGTCGAGAAACTCAGTTTCGCCACCCGCGCCAAACTGAAGATCGGCGAAGCCCTCTACGGCATGAAAATCCCGACCGCCGCGATCAATTACCTGTGGGATAACCGCCAGCCGGTAGGCACCTGGCAAGACAACACCTACACCGACCGCGCCCGCATGCTGGTGGTCGAAAGCGGCAGCGACAAGGCCGGCCAGTGGATCACCGAAACACGTGACGTCGCGGCGGATTTCAGGACCGCCTTCGGCGAAGAAGCGCCGGATGTGGTCGTGGTGGCACTGGCGACGGATACCGACAACACGGGCGAGCAGGCCACGGCCTGGTATGGGGACTTGCAGTTTCTGGCGCGATAA
- a CDS encoding flagellar assembly protein FliH: MSDAIIPKERQSAYQRWEMDSFGDNRPSAQPQTPAAPPIPRVTIEEQAAIREAAQIKGYATGLADGRTEGLRLGREEAHADIDHLRQIAVALGSEAAIADELISVDVMRLALDLAQAMLKTALDIKPELVLPIVAEAIRYLPNVQQPALLYLHPDDARLVREEMHDELDKAGWRVADDSQMQRGGCRIDTASNQIDASIETRWQRLTDALGQTPGWLKD, from the coding sequence ATGTCTGACGCCATCATCCCGAAGGAACGGCAATCGGCCTACCAGCGCTGGGAAATGGATTCGTTCGGCGACAACCGGCCGAGCGCACAGCCGCAGACACCCGCAGCGCCACCGATACCGCGCGTAACAATAGAAGAACAAGCCGCCATACGCGAAGCCGCGCAAATCAAAGGCTATGCAACCGGTCTCGCTGACGGCCGCACCGAAGGCTTGCGTCTCGGTCGCGAAGAAGCCCATGCCGACATCGACCACCTGCGCCAGATCGCCGTCGCGCTTGGCAGCGAAGCCGCGATTGCCGACGAGCTGATTTCGGTCGATGTGATGCGCCTGGCGCTCGACCTGGCCCAGGCCATGCTGAAAACGGCGCTCGATATCAAGCCCGAGCTGGTCCTGCCGATCGTCGCCGAAGCGATACGCTACTTGCCGAACGTTCAGCAACCGGCGCTGCTGTACCTCCATCCGGACGATGCCCGGCTGGTGCGCGAAGAAATGCATGACGAACTCGACAAGGCTGGCTGGCGCGTCGCGGACGACAGCCAGATGCAACGCGGCGGCTGCCGCATCGACACCGCCAGCAATCAGATTGATGCCAGCATCGAAACACGCTGGCAGCGCCTGACCGACGCCCTCGGACAAACACCCGGCTGGCTCAAGGACTAG
- the fliE gene encoding flagellar hook-basal body complex protein FliE: protein MKTSMIDSGRIEAMISQLKAAATRPQGGVPAVAADPTAVPKTGFADALKASLDGVNASQKTAEGLGSRFALGDDKVSLSDVMISSQKANIGFQATVQVRNKLVSAYQDIMNMQI from the coding sequence ATGAAAACTTCAATGATAGATTCCGGCCGGATCGAAGCGATGATCAGCCAGCTCAAGGCGGCGGCAACGCGTCCGCAGGGCGGGGTGCCGGCGGTCGCCGCTGATCCGACCGCCGTGCCAAAAACAGGATTTGCCGATGCACTGAAGGCCTCGCTGGATGGGGTCAATGCCTCGCAGAAAACGGCAGAAGGACTCGGCTCGCGCTTTGCCCTTGGCGATGACAAGGTGAGCTTGTCCGATGTGATGATTTCATCGCAAAAAGCGAATATCGGTTTCCAGGCCACGGTTCAGGTGCGTAACAAGTTGGTTTCCGCTTATCAGGACATCATGAATATGCAGATTTGA
- the fliF gene encoding flagellar basal-body MS-ring/collar protein FliF: MAVAADGSAVPNPLISFAESQGGRNLLLMLGAAIVIAVMAGVWMWSQQPDYRVLFSNFTDRDGGAIVTQLQQMNVPYKFAEGGGAILVPANQVHDARLRIAAMGLPKGGNVGFELMENQKLGVSQFLEQVNFQRALEGELARSVQSIGAVESARVHLAMPKASVFVRDQQKPTASVVLNLNPGRSLSEQQVSAIVHLVASSVPELPPGNISVIDQNGNLLSDTSKAAKATGLDPTQLKYIQEVQQNIVRRIESIITPIVGPNNVRAEATADIDFSTSEQAAETYKPNSPPNQSTMRSQQSSESQGSNPGAGGVPGALSNQPAANATAPINPPAPAAGQGVSTGAAATAAVPSQKDMTVNYEVDKTVRYIQQPMGGVKRISVAVVVNYKQVTDKAGKVTATPLTEAERAQITDLVKEAMGFNKDRGDTLNVVNSAFAGVPKEVFPEVPIWKRPEMIQLAMELGKYLLGGIALLYLFFGVLRPMLKKLNTPPPKIHAVVDDQDDEAETPEMRAMHAAERSVEVPTESASMAYQQNLELAKQLAKDDPKVVANIVKNWVSGNE; the protein is encoded by the coding sequence ATGGCTGTAGCCGCCGACGGTAGCGCCGTACCGAATCCGCTCATCAGTTTTGCGGAGTCCCAGGGCGGCCGCAATTTGTTGCTGATGCTTGGTGCGGCTATCGTGATCGCCGTAATGGCCGGTGTCTGGATGTGGAGTCAGCAACCCGACTACCGCGTCCTGTTTTCAAATTTTACGGACCGTGATGGCGGTGCCATCGTCACCCAGCTGCAGCAAATGAATGTGCCGTACAAGTTTGCCGAAGGCGGCGGTGCGATTCTGGTCCCTGCCAATCAGGTCCACGATGCACGCCTGCGCATTGCCGCAATGGGCTTGCCCAAAGGCGGCAATGTCGGTTTTGAGTTGATGGAAAACCAGAAACTGGGTGTATCCCAGTTCCTGGAACAGGTCAATTTCCAGCGCGCGCTGGAGGGCGAACTGGCGCGTTCGGTCCAGTCAATCGGTGCCGTTGAATCGGCACGGGTACACCTGGCGATGCCGAAAGCGTCGGTCTTCGTACGCGACCAGCAAAAACCGACCGCTTCGGTCGTGCTCAACCTCAATCCCGGTCGCTCGCTAAGCGAACAGCAGGTGAGTGCCATCGTCCATCTGGTCGCCAGCAGTGTGCCTGAGCTGCCACCAGGCAACATCAGCGTCATCGACCAGAATGGCAATCTGCTCTCGGATACCAGCAAGGCCGCCAAGGCAACCGGCCTGGATCCGACCCAGCTGAAATACATTCAGGAAGTCCAGCAAAACATCGTCCGCCGGATCGAATCGATCATTACGCCCATCGTCGGACCGAACAATGTACGTGCCGAAGCAACTGCCGATATCGATTTCTCGACCAGCGAGCAAGCGGCCGAAACCTACAAGCCAAACAGCCCGCCGAACCAATCCACGATGCGCAGCCAGCAAAGTAGCGAATCCCAGGGCAGCAATCCGGGTGCCGGTGGCGTGCCGGGTGCGTTATCGAATCAGCCCGCTGCCAACGCGACTGCACCGATCAATCCACCGGCTCCTGCGGCCGGCCAAGGTGTGAGCACCGGAGCGGCCGCGACGGCTGCAGTACCGTCACAAAAAGACATGACCGTCAATTATGAAGTCGACAAAACGGTACGCTACATCCAGCAACCGATGGGCGGCGTGAAACGGATTTCGGTGGCGGTGGTCGTGAATTACAAGCAAGTCACTGACAAGGCTGGTAAGGTCACCGCCACGCCGTTGACCGAGGCGGAGCGGGCGCAAATTACCGATCTGGTCAAGGAAGCAATGGGATTCAACAAGGACCGCGGCGATACGCTCAACGTCGTCAACAGTGCATTCGCCGGCGTGCCCAAGGAAGTATTTCCTGAGGTGCCGATCTGGAAACGGCCGGAAATGATTCAACTGGCCATGGAACTGGGTAAATATTTGCTGGGCGGTATCGCGTTGCTCTACCTTTTCTTTGGCGTGCTGCGGCCGATGCTGAAAAAACTCAACACGCCGCCACCGAAAATCCATGCCGTAGTCGACGACCAGGACGACGAAGCCGAAACGCCGGAAATGCGGGCCATGCATGCAGCCGAACGGTCGGTCGAAGTCCCGACTGAAAGTGCCAGCATGGCGTACCAGCAAAACCTGGAACTGGCCAAACAACTGGCCAAGGACGACCCGAAAGTCGTCGCCAACATAGTCAAGAACTGGGTGAGCGGAAATGAGTGA
- a CDS encoding DNA polymerase Y family protein, giving the protein MLWIALHFPQLPLDTVLRCRPEAATTPVVVVERKRVIGANQPATGCGIAAGMSEANAWSMRAGLLSLPRTPAQELEALHEAALWALHFTPQVVVRDAGLLLDITASLRLFGGFDNLLAQLTGGIDDLGLHAHMACAPTASAAQLLAHSAGVWQDKTLDGMLAPVPLAAIASARPHLDTLLGIGCHTLGQLRRMPRTGIGRRFGNELLREIDRAYGDEAEVHAWFTAPVSFDVRLELPAQVSHTDALLFAARRLLLQLTGWLNAHQSAISSITLWLHHEPTRQRDHRSTPVHIQLASASRDPAHLTLLLRERLGQVALIAPVIELSLAADEIVALAAPNTELFPTAASQNESIGLLVERLQSRLGNDAVRRLSLVADHRPEKSYALLPVRQSSARLVSPSLQAILPRPTWLLARPLALITRQHKPFYQSPLTLLAGPERIESGWWDDALALRDYFIAENEHHALLWIFRQRTTGDKRSECGWFLHGYFG; this is encoded by the coding sequence ATGCTGTGGATCGCCCTGCACTTTCCGCAACTGCCACTCGATACCGTACTGCGCTGCCGGCCTGAGGCCGCGACCACGCCGGTCGTGGTGGTCGAACGCAAACGGGTCATCGGGGCAAACCAGCCAGCTACCGGGTGCGGAATCGCAGCAGGCATGTCGGAGGCGAACGCCTGGAGCATGCGCGCCGGCTTGCTGTCTCTTCCGCGCACGCCGGCACAAGAGCTGGAAGCCCTGCACGAAGCGGCGCTGTGGGCCTTGCATTTCACGCCGCAAGTGGTGGTGCGGGATGCCGGCTTGTTGCTTGACATCACTGCCAGTCTGCGACTGTTCGGTGGTTTCGACAATCTGTTGGCACAACTCACCGGCGGCATCGATGACCTTGGCTTGCACGCCCACATGGCGTGCGCACCGACGGCTAGCGCAGCGCAACTGCTGGCGCACAGCGCCGGCGTCTGGCAAGACAAAACCCTGGACGGGATGCTGGCACCGGTGCCATTGGCGGCAATTGCTTCGGCGCGCCCGCATCTTGATACGCTTCTTGGCATCGGTTGCCACACGCTGGGCCAGTTGCGCCGGATGCCGCGTACCGGTATTGGACGACGCTTCGGCAATGAGCTGCTGCGCGAGATAGACCGTGCCTACGGTGACGAAGCCGAGGTCCACGCCTGGTTCACGGCACCAGTAAGTTTTGATGTCCGTCTGGAATTACCTGCGCAAGTCAGCCATACCGATGCGCTGCTGTTTGCCGCGCGCCGTCTGCTATTGCAACTGACCGGCTGGCTCAATGCCCATCAGTCGGCCATCAGCAGTATCACGCTATGGCTGCACCATGAACCGACCCGCCAGCGCGATCATCGCAGCACGCCAGTCCATATCCAGCTCGCCAGCGCCAGCCGCGATCCGGCCCACCTGACGCTATTGCTGCGCGAACGGCTCGGGCAAGTCGCATTAATTGCACCTGTCATCGAACTGTCGCTGGCAGCCGACGAGATCGTTGCGCTGGCAGCGCCGAACACTGAACTGTTTCCGACCGCAGCATCGCAAAACGAAAGCATAGGTTTGCTGGTCGAGCGCCTGCAGAGCCGTCTTGGCAACGATGCGGTACGCCGGCTCTCACTGGTCGCGGATCACCGGCCTGAAAAAAGTTATGCCTTGCTACCGGTACGACAATCGTCTGCGCGGCTTGTCAGCCCTTCTTTGCAAGCTATCTTGCCGCGTCCAACCTGGTTGCTGGCCCGGCCGCTGGCTTTGATTACGCGCCAGCACAAACCGTTTTATCAAAGCCCGCTGACTTTGCTGGCTGGTCCGGAGCGGATCGAATCCGGTTGGTGGGACGATGCACTGGCACTGCGTGATTACTTCATTGCCGAAAATGAACATCATGCGTTGTTGTGGATATTCAGACAGCGCACCACCGGGGATAAAAGATCAGAGTGCGGCTGGTTTTTGCATGGTTACTTCGGATGA
- a CDS encoding 3'-5' exonuclease family protein, with amino-acid sequence MAYNPVHPRLAFVDLETTGATAVIDRITEVGIVEVDEDGVRHWSSLVNPHRHIPEFIEGLTGISNAMVADAPGFDELAAEIHQRLEGRIFLAHNARFDHGFLKNEFKRVGIDFRPTVLCTVKLSRKLYPEFAKHNLDTLAERHQLQVTERHRALGDAQLIWQFWETIHATFPHAQINAAIKELTARPNLPSQLDAAMVDDLPSTHGVYLFFGEGALPLYVGKANNLRRRVLSHFSGDHLSAKELELSQQIRRIEWIATAGELGALLKEAMLVKQLSPSHNRQLRRSSAACLWRLDAQSQITLVKTDDLPAADEAELFGPFATHRKATTALTAIATAHQLCLVLLGLEKVAAGKPCFASQVGQCKGACCARESLASHTARLRMALETSRLHPWPYAGPIGIREEAALHVIDNWSYLGTAASEAEARQLTEQAPPRFDRDVYQLLHKKLASMPDQITPLYRGVP; translated from the coding sequence ATGGCCTATAACCCGGTCCATCCCCGCCTCGCCTTTGTCGACCTAGAAACCACCGGCGCCACCGCCGTCATTGACCGGATCACCGAAGTCGGCATCGTTGAAGTCGATGAAGATGGCGTGCGGCACTGGAGCAGTCTGGTCAATCCGCATCGGCATATTCCCGAATTCATCGAAGGTCTGACCGGAATTTCGAATGCGATGGTGGCCGATGCCCCGGGCTTCGACGAGCTGGCAGCCGAGATCCATCAGCGGCTCGAAGGGCGTATTTTTCTGGCGCACAATGCGCGTTTCGACCACGGCTTTCTGAAGAACGAATTCAAGCGCGTCGGCATCGACTTCCGGCCGACCGTGCTGTGTACCGTCAAACTCTCGCGCAAGCTCTATCCCGAATTTGCCAAGCACAATCTCGATACACTGGCCGAGCGCCATCAGTTGCAGGTGACCGAACGCCATCGCGCGCTCGGCGACGCCCAGCTGATCTGGCAATTCTGGGAAACCATCCACGCCACCTTCCCGCATGCACAGATCAATGCCGCCATCAAGGAACTGACCGCACGGCCGAATTTGCCCTCGCAGCTCGATGCCGCGATGGTCGATGACTTGCCGTCCACACACGGCGTGTACCTGTTTTTTGGCGAGGGCGCGCTGCCCTTGTATGTCGGCAAGGCCAACAACTTGCGCCGGCGCGTGCTGTCGCATTTCAGTGGCGACCATCTTTCCGCCAAGGAGCTGGAACTATCGCAGCAAATCCGCCGCATCGAATGGATTGCCACCGCCGGCGAGCTGGGTGCGCTGCTCAAGGAAGCGATGCTGGTCAAGCAACTGTCGCCATCGCATAACCGGCAATTGCGCCGTTCGAGTGCCGCCTGCCTCTGGCGTCTTGATGCGCAATCGCAGATCACGCTGGTCAAGACCGACGACTTGCCCGCCGCCGACGAGGCCGAGCTGTTCGGTCCGTTTGCCACCCACCGCAAGGCCACCACCGCGCTCACGGCCATCGCCACTGCGCACCAGCTTTGCCTGGTCTTGCTCGGATTGGAAAAAGTCGCTGCCGGCAAGCCGTGTTTTGCCAGCCAGGTCGGTCAGTGCAAGGGCGCGTGCTGCGCGCGTGAAAGCCTCGCGTCGCATACCGCGCGCTTGCGCATGGCACTCGAAACCAGCCGCCTGCATCCGTGGCCCTATGCCGGGCCGATCGGCATCCGTGAAGAAGCGGCCCTGCATGTCATCGACAACTGGAGCTATCTGGGCACGGCTGCCAGTGAAGCCGAAGCGCGGCAACTGACCGAACAGGCACCGCCGCGCTTTGACCGCGACGTCTACCAGCTTTTGCATAAAAAACTGGCGTCCATGCCGGACCAGATCACCCCACTTTATCGAGGCGTACCCTGA
- a CDS encoding DUF1778 domain-containing protein, with product MDISTTATITVRMSVDVRELIDRAAALQNKIRTDFMLDASCIAARQVLLAQVFFQISEEQMKAFDAVTAEPMSKNAAIQKLLASRSPWERSNAISQVRFQ from the coding sequence ATGGACATCTCCACCACGGCAACAATCACTGTTCGTATGTCTGTTGACGTGCGTGAGCTCATTGACCGCGCCGCCGCCTTGCAAAATAAAATCCGAACCGATTTCATGCTTGACGCAAGTTGTATTGCAGCGAGGCAAGTTCTTCTTGCTCAAGTGTTTTTTCAAATTTCCGAAGAACAAATGAAAGCGTTCGATGCAGTCACGGCCGAACCCATGTCGAAGAATGCCGCAATCCAAAAACTACTGGCGTCCAGATCGCCCTGGGAGCGATCAAACGCAATCAGCCAAGTCCGATTCCAGTGA
- the fliG gene encoding flagellar motor switch protein FliG, which yields MSDDGVHKGAVLMLALGEDEAAEVMKFLSPREVQKLGAAMSTMKAISHEELDTVLKSFRQETESSSALGLDSDEYIRTVLTKALGDDKASSLLNRILGARDASGIESLKWMDSQSVAELIRNEHPQIIATILVHLERYHACEVLDHFTERLRNDVVLRIATLDGVQPAALRELNEVLTKLLTGNESLKKKPMGGIRAAAEILNFLSGENEQSVIANLKNYDSDMAQKIMDEMFVFDNIMDIDDRGIQVILREVQSESLIVALKGANVDLREKIFKNMSSRAADMMREDLESKGPVRLSEVEAQQKEILQVVRRLSDEGQIQLGAKGDDAYV from the coding sequence ATGAGTGACGATGGTGTTCATAAAGGGGCTGTGCTGATGCTCGCCCTCGGTGAAGACGAAGCTGCAGAAGTAATGAAATTCCTCAGTCCGCGCGAGGTGCAGAAACTTGGCGCGGCCATGTCGACCATGAAAGCCATCAGCCATGAAGAACTCGATACGGTTCTGAAAAGCTTCCGGCAGGAGACCGAATCCAGCTCTGCGCTGGGCCTCGATTCCGATGAATACATCCGCACCGTCCTGACGAAGGCACTCGGCGACGACAAGGCTTCGTCTTTGCTCAACCGTATTCTGGGTGCCCGCGACGCCAGCGGCATCGAGAGTCTCAAATGGATGGACTCGCAATCGGTTGCCGAACTGATCCGCAACGAGCATCCGCAAATCATCGCCACCATCCTGGTCCATCTGGAGCGCTATCACGCCTGCGAAGTACTGGATCACTTTACCGAGCGCCTGCGCAACGATGTCGTGCTGCGCATCGCCACGCTCGATGGCGTCCAGCCGGCCGCTTTGCGCGAATTGAATGAAGTGCTGACCAAGTTACTGACCGGCAACGAAAGCCTGAAGAAAAAACCGATGGGCGGGATCCGCGCTGCGGCCGAAATTCTCAACTTCCTGTCCGGCGAAAACGAACAATCGGTCATCGCCAACCTGAAAAACTACGACAGCGACATGGCGCAAAAAATCATGGACGAGATGTTCGTCTTCGACAACATCATGGACATCGACGACCGCGGCATCCAGGTCATCCTGCGCGAAGTCCAGTCCGAATCGCTGATCGTCGCCCTCAAAGGTGCCAACGTCGACCTGCGCGAAAAGATCTTCAAGAACATGTCCAGCCGCGCCGCCGATATGATGCGCGAAGACCTCGAATCAAAAGGTCCGGTGCGCCTGTCCGAAGTCGAAGCCCAGCAAAAGGAAATCCTCCAGGTTGTGCGTCGCCTGTCCGACGAAGGCCAGATCCAGCTAGGCGCGAAAGGCGACGACGCGTATGTCTGA
- a CDS encoding porin has translation MKKSSLLLMLLGTAAGSAVAQTNVTIYGIADVGMVAERGGSAGSVTKLTSGVASGSRLGFRGTEDLGGGLAANFVLETGIAMDTGGFNQSSTAFGRQAFVGLSGGFGGVTFGRQYTPQYVTLVLADPFATGLAGTAANLMPNTGDAASRMNNAVKYVSPNLQGFTGELAYGFGEVAGDTSASRQYGAAIAYANGPLAVRLGYHNRNNDTATVKNTSSAKDTLLALTYDLNVAKLHLGYGINKGVNSSPLRNTTNPYGSLVAPTASTDSRDLLLGVTVPFGAHTILGSYIRKDDKNAVNQDANQWALGYRYAFSKRTDLYAAYARIKNDNGAGYTVGSAIEAGSGDKAFNLGIRHTF, from the coding sequence ATGAAAAAATCATCATTGCTATTGATGCTGTTGGGAACTGCCGCTGGTTCTGCTGTGGCGCAAACAAATGTCACCATTTATGGGATCGCTGATGTTGGTATGGTTGCTGAGCGCGGCGGCTCTGCCGGCTCGGTCACCAAATTAACCAGTGGCGTCGCATCGGGATCCCGGCTCGGTTTTCGCGGTACCGAGGACCTGGGCGGTGGTCTCGCCGCTAATTTCGTACTTGAAACCGGCATCGCGATGGACACCGGCGGCTTCAACCAGTCCAGTACGGCTTTCGGTCGTCAAGCTTTCGTTGGCTTGTCTGGTGGATTTGGTGGCGTTACCTTTGGTCGCCAGTACACCCCCCAATATGTCACGCTGGTACTCGCAGATCCGTTCGCTACCGGACTGGCCGGCACTGCCGCGAACCTGATGCCGAATACCGGTGATGCCGCCAGCCGGATGAATAATGCAGTCAAGTACGTCTCACCTAATTTGCAGGGATTTACCGGTGAACTGGCTTACGGATTCGGTGAAGTGGCCGGTGATACGTCAGCATCCCGCCAGTACGGTGCAGCGATTGCTTATGCCAATGGACCGCTGGCTGTCCGTCTTGGATATCACAATCGCAATAACGACACGGCGACAGTTAAAAATACCTCCAGCGCAAAAGATACTTTGCTGGCGCTGACCTATGATTTGAATGTTGCCAAGTTGCATTTGGGTTACGGGATCAACAAGGGCGTCAACAGTTCGCCATTGCGTAACACCACCAATCCTTATGGCAGCCTGGTGGCACCGACGGCATCCACCGACAGTCGCGACCTGTTGCTTGGGGTGACTGTCCCGTTCGGCGCCCACACTATTCTGGGATCCTATATTCGCAAGGATGACAAGAATGCTGTCAATCAGGATGCCAATCAGTGGGCACTGGGATACCGCTATGCATTCTCCAAACGCACGGACTTGTACGCGGCCTATGCCCGCATCAAAAATGACAATGGTGCCGGATACACGGTCGGCAGCGCCATCGAGGCCGGTTCGGGCGACAAGGCATTCAATCTGGGCATCCGTCATACCTTCTGA